AAATAAACATGCCACAGGAGGTAATATGGAAGCGAGAGATTTACAGAACGCTTGATTTGAAGCAAGAGAAGAATTCAGCTTTATATTATCCGGTAGAGCCTATTGGTGATAAAATGAACCTTTTTACTCTGATATTTAAGTTAATAGCTGACGGGAAAATTCCTGCTTATGAATATCGTCTGGATGGTACTGAAGCCTTAACAGCAGACAATAAGGTGAAATTTAAGGACGTACTTGATCGTTTTCATATCCTTTATCAGATAAAGAAAGATGGACAGACCAGGGATACTCTATATTCTATTGATAATAGTGACATACCAAGCAATGAAGTTCTTAGCTATTTTATCAAAGAGGTTTGGTATTTTGATCAGCATTCTTCTACTTACAATTCAAAAGTTGTAGCTATTTGCCCAGTACTTCATCGTTCCGGTGACTTCTCGATGGATGTGACTAAATATCCAATGTTTTGGTTAGATTATACTGATCTTAGTCCTTATCTGGTTCGTATGAATGTTATGACCAGTAATCTGAATAATGCATCTAATATAAGTCTGGATGATTATTTTGCAACTCGCCAGTTTAAGGGTGATATTTACAAAACGACCAACATGTTGAATCAGACTCTTGCGCAGTATTGTACAACCGACAGTGCAATGGTAAAGGAACAAAAAAAGATAGAAGGCCAGCTTAAAGCTTTTGAGGAACATTTATGGCAGAACCCTTCAGATTTAATTGTGAGAAAGGATAGTAGTTCAAAGGTATCTGTTCCTTTAGCTACTGAAAAGTCTGTAAAAATGAGTTCAAAAAGAAAGGTTGCAACAGCTCCTACTGTAAAGGTAAAGAAGGAGAAGTCTTCTGCTCCAAAAGCTTCTGTTCGTCGTCAAAGGAGGTAGGTGTTATTTTATCCATCATCCTTCTGATCTTAAGAATGCTTGTATTAAAGTAATAGATCCGTGCTAGTTACAAACTTATCTAGCACGGATCTATTAGTTCGCCCAGCACGAACTATTTACTTTAGGGTGCAAGTCCCGAACACGCCATTATAGCTGGAAGTGTTAGCTTACGGCAAGGGTGTCCATTGCGAAGTGGAATCTGAAGGAAGCCTGCGGCAAATTCCCGGTCTGACGAACAGAAACCGGATATAAGGCTCAAAATACATGGATGAGTTTGCTAATTAAAACAAAGTCCTGTGCTATATAGATGTATGCGAGTAAATCCGGCAGATATATGGGAAGAAAGTAGTAGTTAATAACTGGGGAGATCTCACGGACGTGTGGATGCTTTTCTTTTCAGAAACATGGATAACAATTGTCGTGAGAAGTCAGCCGAGGACATAGTACCCGATTTAGATTGACCATTCGGGGAAGGTCTGAACCTTATCTAAGTGAGAAGTAAATGAATGTAACCTTATGAAGGGAAGAATGCAGAAAATATCAGCAACGAATGATAGCTGCCCGCAAAAGAATAGGACGGAATCCGAATGCTATGCGGGAGTGCAGACTTTTATAGGGATTACTGAAAACAACCTCACGGAAGTGCATTTTACAAAAGATGATTTACTGGAACGTATCTTGTCGCCTGCCAATTTGAACAAGGCTTATAAACAGGTCGTATCGAATGGTGGCAGTGGAGGTGTCGATAAGATGGAAACGGAAGAACTTCTTCCGTTTCTGAAACTCCATAAAGATGAACTGGTAACATCTTTAATGGATGGTAATTACCATCCTAATCCAGTCCGTAGGGTAGAAATCCCTAAGGAGAATGGCAAGAAGCGCCAGCTTGGTATCCCTACCGTAGTTGACCGTCTTATTCAACAAGCCATATCCCAAATTTTATCTCCGATTTATGAACGAGAATTCAGTAACAACAGCTTCGGTTTTCGTCCGAAACGCAGTGCGCATAAAGCGCTGCGAACAGCCCAGAACTATATTAATGCAGGCAATAAATATGCGGTTGATTTAGATCTGGAGCATTTTTTCGACACAGTCAACCAAAGCAAGCTGATAGAAATTCTTTCCCGCAGGATAAAAGATGGGAGAGTGATTTCTCTTATCCATAAATATCTCCGCGCGGGAATTATAATTGGTCATAAATTTGAGGAAAGCAGTCGGGGAGTTCCTCAAGGTGGTCCCCTTAGTCCGCTACTGAGCAATATAATGCTCAATGAACTGGATAAAGAGCTGGAACGCCGAGGACATCCATTTGTCCGCTATGCAGATGATTGCATGATATTTTGCAAAAGTAAACGCTCTGCCAGTCGTACGATGAAGCACATCATTTGTTTTATCGAAGAAACCCTCTTCCTGAGGGTAAACCGAGAGAAAACGAAAGCAGGATATGTGCGGGGCATGAAGTTCTTAGGTTACTCCTTTTATAATAGCAAAGGAGGATTTCGCTTATCTGTACACTCCAAAAGTTACATGAAACTGAAAGTTCGTTTGAAAGAGCTGACAGGTCGCAGTAATGGCATGGGATACAATAAACGCAAATACGAACTTCATCAATTCATTCGTGGCTGGATTGAATACTTCAAACTTGCAGACATGCAAAATCATCTGAAGAGGATAGATCAATGGCTCCGTCGCCGGCTTCGTATGTGTATATGGAAAAGTTGGAAGAATGTCAGTACTCGTATAACCAATCTATTGCGTTGCGGTATTGATAGATGGCATGCTCAGAAATGGGGATATGTGAAAGGTTACTGGCGAATAGCTGGCAGCCCGATTCTTAGCTGTGCAATTGATACAGATAAATTGCGAAATGCAGGTTATCCAATGATGTTGGATTATTACAGTAAAATGTATCGTAAATAAGGAACCGCCGTATGCGGAACCGCACGTACGGTGGTGTGAGAGGTCGGAAAATGAAATAGGAGGAAACTATTTCATTTTCCTCCTACTCGATTTTTTAGGGCTTCAACGATACTATTGCAATCAAGCAACAGATTGTAAAAACAGATATTTTCTATTCTTACTTGTGTGGCACCCCGTATTCTTTAGCACTAATGCTATCAATAGGAATTTCCCATATTTTCACATTCTTTACTGCCGGCTCCGAGTACTCAAAGGTTTTATCTGAATAGTGGCTCATAATAATGTTAAGTGCATCTCGTTTATCGTCTAAGTTTTCAATGAAGCATACTTTTCCACGGCAAATTACACTTTTTGCTTTCATGCGATAGCTGCAAGCTACCTTGGGATGCTGAAAAACCAGTTCGTGATCAATGCTAAAGGTTACACAAACATTATTGTTTAAATTAAGTATATCAATAGAATGTCCTGTAGGTCCTGAATGTAAATAAATAACTCCGTCCTTATATCCAAAATTCATAGGAATCACATAAGGGGTATTCTGCTCGTCGACCATTCCTACATAGCAAATATCCGCCTGTGAGATAATATTTTCTACTATTTCCTGCTCTTC
This genomic interval from uncultured Bacteroides sp. contains the following:
- the gldN gene encoding gliding motility protein GldN, which produces MKRFICIMALLCTALGMYQAAAQPKARKAKQEVKESGPALSVRAQTQYTGQINMPQEVIWKREIYRTLDLKQEKNSALYYPVEPIGDKMNLFTLIFKLIADGKIPAYEYRLDGTEALTADNKVKFKDVLDRFHILYQIKKDGQTRDTLYSIDNSDIPSNEVLSYFIKEVWYFDQHSSTYNSKVVAICPVLHRSGDFSMDVTKYPMFWLDYTDLSPYLVRMNVMTSNLNNASNISLDDYFATRQFKGDIYKTTNMLNQTLAQYCTTDSAMVKEQKKIEGQLKAFEEHLWQNPSDLIVRKDSSSKVSVPLATEKSVKMSSKRKVATAPTVKVKKEKSSAPKASVRRQRR
- the ltrA gene encoding group II intron reverse transcriptase/maturase; this encodes MKGRMQKISATNDSCPQKNRTESECYAGVQTFIGITENNLTEVHFTKDDLLERILSPANLNKAYKQVVSNGGSGGVDKMETEELLPFLKLHKDELVTSLMDGNYHPNPVRRVEIPKENGKKRQLGIPTVVDRLIQQAISQILSPIYEREFSNNSFGFRPKRSAHKALRTAQNYINAGNKYAVDLDLEHFFDTVNQSKLIEILSRRIKDGRVISLIHKYLRAGIIIGHKFEESSRGVPQGGPLSPLLSNIMLNELDKELERRGHPFVRYADDCMIFCKSKRSASRTMKHIICFIEETLFLRVNREKTKAGYVRGMKFLGYSFYNSKGGFRLSVHSKSYMKLKVRLKELTGRSNGMGYNKRKYELHQFIRGWIEYFKLADMQNHLKRIDQWLRRRLRMCIWKSWKNVSTRITNLLRCGIDRWHAQKWGYVKGYWRIAGSPILSCAIDTDKLRNAGYPMMLDYYSKMYRK
- a CDS encoding pyridoxamine 5'-phosphate oxidase family protein, with amino-acid sequence MKTVILEEQEIVENIISQADICYVGMVDEQNTPYVIPMNFGYKDGVIYLHSGPTGHSIDILNLNNNVCVTFSIDHELVFQHPKVACSYRMKAKSVICRGKVCFIENLDDKRDALNIIMSHYSDKTFEYSEPAVKNVKIWEIPIDSISAKEYGVPHK